CCGTCTCCGCCGCCAAGGGCAGCGGTCTGCGCCTCGACGGCGGCAAGGTCGATCTGGAACTCACCCTGGACGGGGCCACCGGCCGGTACGGCATGACCGACCGCGCCCGCATGGCCGACACCACCAAGAACACGCTCGGCACCTGGGACGCCTCCAGCCACGACGTCGGCGACGTCGCGGGCCGGTGGCCGAGCGGCATCAGGGTGTTCGAGTCCGCGACCGCGGAGTTCGGCAAGGCGGCCACCGACGCCGGTGCCGTCGACGCCCACTGGGCGGCCGGACAGGTCTACGACTACTTCAGGAAGCAGCACGGCCGGAACGGTCTCGACGGCCGAGGCTCCAGTGTCAACTCACTGGTCGGCGTGACCCTCTTCGGCGGCTCCTACGTCAACGCCTTCTGGGACGGCCAGAAGATGGTGTACGGCTCGGGCGACGAGGAGTTCAAGCCGCTGGCCGCCGATCTCGACGTCGTGGGCCACGAGATGACCCACGGAATCGTGGAGAACACCGCCAACCTCGTCTACGCGGGCCAGTCCGGCGCTCTGAACGAGGCCGTCGCCGACTACTTCGGCAACGCCATCGACGTCACCGCCTCGGGCCGGTCCATGGACGACCCGGACGCGGGCCTCATCGGCGAGGACCTGTGCCGCACCAAGGGCCCGCGGGACTGCGCGCTGCGTGACCTCGACGACGGCGCGACCACCTCGAAGAACTTCCTCGGGGTGACCTTCGCCACCGACAACGGCGGTGTCCACCTCAACTCCACCGTCTTCTCGGGCGCGCTGTGGGACATGCGCCAGGACCTCGGCGGGGAACTCGCCGACCGGATCGTCTACAAGGCGCTGTCCGAGTACATGACGCCGCTCGACGGCTTCACGGAGGGCCGCAACGCCGTGCTGGCCGCGGCCCGGGACCTCGGCGCCACCGCGAAGCAGCGGAACGTGGTGAAACGATCCTTCAGTGCTCACGGCATCGTGCCGGGCTGGGAGGACGCGCTCGGCGCCGACAGTGACCGGCTCCTCGGCAAGCTGAACACCAGCGGCACGGGAGTGCAGGCCGGCGGCGGCTGGTGGACCGCGTCGCAGTCCAACGACGACGGCTCCGAGCCGTACTCGGTCTACGCGGGACGGGCGGACGGCTCCGGTCATCCCAAGCTGATCAGCCCGAACGACGGACGCTTCCACGTCTCCCCGGCGACGGACGGCAAGACCGTCGTCTGGGCGGCGTACGGCGCGACGAGCCTGGACGTCCTCTCCCGCCCGCTCGCCGGCGGTCCCATCAAGAAGCTGTACACCACGACCAGCGACATCTCGGGGCTGCGGGTCGAGAACGGCGTCGTGGTCTTCGAGAGCTACGGCATCTTCGGCGACCGCCACGTCGGCTACCTCCGGCCCGGCGATACCAGGCCGACCTACGCCGACGGCGGCAGCTTCTTCCTGGCCACGGCACTCCCGTCGATCTCGCAGGGCAGGATCGCCTACGCCAAGCTCTACCCGGGCGAGACCGGCTACCGGCTCGGCGTCGAGGTCCTGGACCTCGGCACCGGCACCAAGACGCTGACGGGGCAACTCGGCGAGCCGCAGAGCCTCGGTCAGACCGGCATCAACTCGCAGCACGTCTTCTGGCTGACCGACGAGAACCTCGCCGACACCGGCCAGGCGGGTGTGCGCCGTGCCGACCTCGACGGCCGCAACGTCTTCGACATCGCCCCCGAGGCGAAGCCGCGGGCCCTGCACGGTGTCGACCTGACCGTGTCCGAGGACGCCGTCACCGTCACCAGCCAGACGCCCGACACCCAGTGGCGCAACGAGACGCTGTCGAAGCTGTGGCAGCTGACCACGGACGGCAGCCGGCTGGACCGCGTCTCCTGCAACCGCGGTGAGCAGCTGTCGCCCGCCGCGGTGTCCGGCAGGCAGGTGGTGTGGCTGGACGGCACGACCGGCTTCACGGACCTGGTCACCCGCACCCGCCCCGCGGGCCTCTGCGGCTGATCACCGCCTGTTGACCGGAGCCCCCGGTGCGGCACCGCCGCGCCGGGGGCTCCGTGCGCCGGTACCGGCGCCGGTGCCCGCCGCCCGCCGGCCCCTGCGAAATACTGGGCGAGCCGCGGCGACGGGGGCCGCCGAGGGGAACTCATGGCCGGGAGACCCCGGGAAACCCATGGCCGGGAACGCGTGTGAAGGGTGCTGACGTGCACGGAAGCGGTACGGGGAACGACACCGGGCCGAACGGAGGCAGCGGTGCGGACCAGGAGTTCCGGGAGTTCCTCGCCCTGGAGCGGGAGCTGGCCGTGTTCCTGCGCCGGGCCCGGGCGAGCTCGGGCGAGATGGCCCGCGAGGTCCACCCCGGACTGGAGCCCTCCGCCTACGGCCTGCTGGTACGGCTGGAGGAGTGCGGGGCACAGCGCGCCACCGATCTCGCCGGGTACTTCGGCGTCGGCAAGGCGACGATGAGCCGGCAGCTGCGCGCGCTGGACGAACTCGGCCTGGTCACCCGCGAGCCCGACCCGGCCGACGGCCGCGCCTGGCTCGTCCGGCTGACCGACGAGGGACTCACCCGCTTCCGCGCGGTACGGAAGGCCCGGCGCGAGCGGTACGTGCGGAAGCTGGCCGGCTGGGACCGCGGCGAGGTCGCCGAACTGGCCCGGCTGCTGCACCAGCTCAACGCCCGCTCCGAGGAGGGCTGAGGAGGGCTGAGGACAGCTGAGGACGGCTGAGGAGTCCCGGCACGCCGCCGTCCGACGGGTCAGGACCCGGGGAGCGGCGGATCCGAGGGGGCCTGGAGTTCCGCGTACACCGCGGTCGCGTCGTCGTGGGTCTTCCAGCGGGTCTCGCCGCCCCGACGGGCGTCCGCGGCCTCCAGCGCCCGCACCCGGCCGACCAGCCCGTTCGGCCCCTCCTTGCGCAGCAGCTCCATGAGGTCCGCCCAGCTCCCCTCCGCGAAGAGGTCGGTCCAGCGGGACGCCCCGTCGGTCAGGGCGACCACCGCCCGCACGTCCGCACGCGGAGTCGTGCCCGTGACCGCGCGCGCCGCCACCGCCGGGTCCGCGGCCGCCGTGAAGAAGCCGCCGTCCCGGTTGCGCAGGGCGTCCGTCGCGCTGAGCGAGCGGAGGACCTCCCTCGGGATGCGGTCCAGCCGGTCGTCCAGCACCGCGTGCACCACCCCGTCCGGCGCCTCCAGCAGAAGCGTCGAGTCCGAGAGGACCAGATGCTCGACCGATTCCCCGTTCCAGCGAACCGCCACCACGGTTGCCTGGGGCGTGCGGACGTGAGAAAGGTCACAGCTGTCGCGGTGGGCGTCGGCGGTGCGCCGGATGGACAGGGCCAGCGCCTCGGCCAGGGGCATATCCCTCCGCGAACCGGACAGTTCGAGCAGGGCTCCGCCCAGATGTGAGGTGAACCAGGGGACGCCGTGCACACAACCGTCGCCGCCCCGGGGCGGCGTCACCCCGTCGAGGACCACCAGCGATCCGCCCTGGCCCGAGGCCGGGAGGGCGAGTGACGCCCAGTCCTCGTTCGGGCGTTCGGCGGTGCCGGGTACGGTGGCGAGCTCGAAGCGCATGGTCCCCAGTCTGCACGAGCCGACACGCTTTCTTCACGAAGCCTGCAAGGGTGGAGAATTGGTCTCCACCAGCCGCTCGACCTGGGCCTTCTCGGCGGAATCGGCGGCCCCGCCGAGCTGCGGGCGGGCATCCTGCCAAAGCCTGGGCCGAAGGTCCAACCGATCCCCTGTGCGCAGGGAAAGTGCAATTGCGAACGGGTTGTTTGCCAACTCCGGAGTGATGTTCACTCGTTCGTGTGGCGGAGCGGCCGATGTGCGCCCCCCTCTTGAAGCCGCTGGGATGGTCGTGGATCGTGCCAGAGGTGGGGGACTCGCGTGATGACCGGCCGTCACCTCTGCTTCATGGGCGGACGAGTCAGGAATGCGAGCACCGGTGCAGAAGAAGCGGCCTCGGGGCAAGGGCAGCACGGACGGCACGGCCTCTTCGGGGCCCGCGGCACCTCAGGTACCCCCGTCGCCCGCGATCCCCTCGGCGACGTCGGACGATCGTGCGGCTCCCGTACCCCCGGCGTACACGGAACCCTCGGCCGAGGCCCGCGCGGCCTCCGACCCCACGCTCCTCCCCGGCGGGCGCCCCGTGCGCGTACGCCGCCGGCTGGTCGCGGGCGTCGCCGCGGTCACCCTCACGGTGGCGGCCGCCGGTGCTCCGGCGATCCTCCTCGCCTCCGACGACCTCAGCGAGTCCCAGCGGCTCGTCACCCTCGCCGAGCTCAACCGCCAGGCCGTCACGCTGGCCCACTCCCTCGCCGACGAGCGCGACGAGGTCACCGCGTACATCGCGGCAGGCCGCGAGGACCAGCAGGGCGACAAGAAGGACCGCCGCGAGATCTCCGGCAACCGAGGTGCCCGGGTCGACCGGCAGATAGACGAGATCCGCGGCAACGTCCCGGCCGACCACGCCGACCTGCGCCGCGGTCTCGGCACCGTGAACTCCGTCCGACGCACCGCGCTCACCGGCAAGGGCACCGCCCTGGAGGCGTACAAGGCGTACACCGACATCATCGAAGGGCTGCACGCGCTCGCCGACGAGCTCGCCGAGAGGACCCCGGCCCGCGCCGCCGAGGCCACCCGCGCGCCGGCGGCCCTCGGCCTCGCCGTCGAGCAGGCGTCCGCCACCCGCGGCCTGCTGCTCGCCGCGCTGTCCGTGCCCGGCCCCGCGAACGACGGCCCCTCCTTCGACCCGGTCACCGGGCTGCCGGTCGAGGACGAGGGCGACGCCAGGACCGAGGAGGCCCGCAACGTCCTGAGCGCCGCCGCGCAGCAGGCGCGCGTCCGCGAGCTCGCCGCGCTCGCCGACTTCGACCAGGCCGCGGGCACCGCGGCCCGCGCCCGGCTCACCGGCACCGTCACCGGTCCCGACGTCAAGACGGCCGAGGCCTACCTCGCCCGTCTCACCGACCAGCCCGAACTCTCCGAGAAGGACCGCGAGTCCAGCCGCGAGAAGCTCGAGGACTCGCTGTCCGCCAGGATCGAGCAGATGCGCGGCGTCGAGTCCGCGCTCGCCTCCGCCCAGGTCGAACGCCTGGAGCAGCTCCGCGACGACGACGTCACCGCCCTGGAACTGCGCATCGCGCTGCTCGGCGGCTGTCTGCTCGTCGTCGTGGGCATCTCCGCGGCCGTCGCCCGCACCCTCACGCGCCCGCTGGCCGTGCTCCGCATCGGCGCCGCCCGCCTCGCGGGGGCGCCCGAGGGCGAGGAGCCGATCCGCTTCACCGGCCGCAACGACGAGTTCGCCCAGGTCGTACGGTCGCTCAACACCCTGCACGGCAAGCTGGTGGACCTCGCCGCGCGGAGCCGCCACCTGGACGCCGAACGCGGCGAACTGACCTCCGCGAGTGCGGAGTTCGCCGCCCGGCGGGCCGAGCTCCAGGAGCGCACGGCGGAGGTCACGGAGCAGCTCGACAAGCTGCGCCGCACGGTGGGCCACACCTTCGTCAACCTCGCGCTGCGCACCCTCGGCCTCGTCGAGCGCCAGCTGGGTGTCATCGAGGGCCTGGAGGAGCGCGAGCAGGACCCGGACCGGCTCGCCACCCTCTTCAAGCTCGACCACATGGCCACGGTGATGCGCCGGCACAGCGAGAACCTGCTGGTCCTCGCCGGAGCCGAGCACGGCCACAGCCACCCCGGCCCGGTGCCGCTGGTCGACGTCATGCGCGCCGCGGTCAGCGAGATCGAGCGGTACGAGCGCGTCGTCATCCAGTCCCTGCCGCCGCACGCCCACGTCGCCGGGTTCGCAGCCGACGACCTCAGCCACCTCGTGGCGGAACTGCTGGAGAACGCCACGTCCTTCTCGCCTCCGGACGCCCAGGTCCAGCTCTCCGGCTGGCTGCTGGAGAGCGGCGAGATCATGCTCTCGGTCCAGGACGAGGGCATAGGGATGGCCCCCGACCGGCTCGAGGAGCTCAACACGCGCCTGGCGTCCACCGAGCGGGTGGACGACCTCGACCCCGCCGCGGGCGGCGAGGGACTGGGCCTGAAGGTGGCCGGTCTGCTGGCCCGCCGCCACGGAGTGCGCGTCCAGCTGCGCGAGCAGAAGGGCGGCGGCATCGCCGCGGTCGTGGTCCTTCCGCAGGGCCTGCTGCCCGAGGGCGCGGCGACCGCCTCCCCGCAGGCGGCTCCCGTGCCCGGCGCCGGTCCGGCGGTGAACCTCCCCGGCTCGGTCGCGGAGGCCAACTCCAACGCGCTGCCCGGCCGTCGCGTTCCCGCCGGTGACCCCCTGGTCGCCGCCGCTGAGAAGGCCGTCCAGGACGCCGGAGTGGACGGGCCC
The Streptomyces tirandamycinicus DNA segment above includes these coding regions:
- a CDS encoding M4 family metallopeptidase encodes the protein MRKPRHNQGRPAHGITRGTGAAALLAAAGLLITAVPAQAATPPPAPPVEVVPGEDTATPALVEGLKEPVDAKAAPADAARGHLEARESRYRIAEPRRDLTPVRTLKRGADETVRLQQRHRGVPVLGGQYVVRMEKSGGERVVTGTSGKYFTGLTTGTEATVAEDVAVRRAVSATAARLGGSRLTEADAVREEGEKSQKARSLTGTARGLVVIPRGEGVLARHVTVRGTDPVTGEPVLEEVYVDARSGFPVLRYSGIKSVTGASRAATRPERAGAAPAAAAADEPAVSAAKGSGLRLDGGKVDLELTLDGATGRYGMTDRARMADTTKNTLGTWDASSHDVGDVAGRWPSGIRVFESATAEFGKAATDAGAVDAHWAAGQVYDYFRKQHGRNGLDGRGSSVNSLVGVTLFGGSYVNAFWDGQKMVYGSGDEEFKPLAADLDVVGHEMTHGIVENTANLVYAGQSGALNEAVADYFGNAIDVTASGRSMDDPDAGLIGEDLCRTKGPRDCALRDLDDGATTSKNFLGVTFATDNGGVHLNSTVFSGALWDMRQDLGGELADRIVYKALSEYMTPLDGFTEGRNAVLAAARDLGATAKQRNVVKRSFSAHGIVPGWEDALGADSDRLLGKLNTSGTGVQAGGGWWTASQSNDDGSEPYSVYAGRADGSGHPKLISPNDGRFHVSPATDGKTVVWAAYGATSLDVLSRPLAGGPIKKLYTTTSDISGLRVENGVVVFESYGIFGDRHVGYLRPGDTRPTYADGGSFFLATALPSISQGRIAYAKLYPGETGYRLGVEVLDLGTGTKTLTGQLGEPQSLGQTGINSQHVFWLTDENLADTGQAGVRRADLDGRNVFDIAPEAKPRALHGVDLTVSEDAVTVTSQTPDTQWRNETLSKLWQLTTDGSRLDRVSCNRGEQLSPAAVSGRQVVWLDGTTGFTDLVTRTRPAGLCG
- a CDS encoding MarR family winged helix-turn-helix transcriptional regulator; translated protein: MKGADVHGSGTGNDTGPNGGSGADQEFREFLALERELAVFLRRARASSGEMAREVHPGLEPSAYGLLVRLEECGAQRATDLAGYFGVGKATMSRQLRALDELGLVTREPDPADGRAWLVRLTDEGLTRFRAVRKARRERYVRKLAGWDRGEVAELARLLHQLNARSEEG
- a CDS encoding sensor histidine kinase, with amino-acid sequence MQKKRPRGKGSTDGTASSGPAAPQVPPSPAIPSATSDDRAAPVPPAYTEPSAEARAASDPTLLPGGRPVRVRRRLVAGVAAVTLTVAAAGAPAILLASDDLSESQRLVTLAELNRQAVTLAHSLADERDEVTAYIAAGREDQQGDKKDRREISGNRGARVDRQIDEIRGNVPADHADLRRGLGTVNSVRRTALTGKGTALEAYKAYTDIIEGLHALADELAERTPARAAEATRAPAALGLAVEQASATRGLLLAALSVPGPANDGPSFDPVTGLPVEDEGDARTEEARNVLSAAAQQARVRELAALADFDQAAGTAARARLTGTVTGPDVKTAEAYLARLTDQPELSEKDRESSREKLEDSLSARIEQMRGVESALASAQVERLEQLRDDDVTALELRIALLGGCLLVVVGISAAVARTLTRPLAVLRIGAARLAGAPEGEEPIRFTGRNDEFAQVVRSLNTLHGKLVDLAARSRHLDAERGELTSASAEFAARRAELQERTAEVTEQLDKLRRTVGHTFVNLALRTLGLVERQLGVIEGLEEREQDPDRLATLFKLDHMATVMRRHSENLLVLAGAEHGHSHPGPVPLVDVMRAAVSEIERYERVVIQSLPPHAHVAGFAADDLSHLVAELLENATSFSPPDAQVQLSGWLLESGEIMLSVQDEGIGMAPDRLEELNTRLASTERVDDLDPAAGGEGLGLKVAGLLARRHGVRVQLREQKGGGIAAVVVLPQGLLPEGAATASPQAAPVPGAGPAVNLPGSVAEANSNALPGRRVPAGDPLVAAAEKAVQDAGVDGPAPAVPGPRQSPETGTDAGTDTGHDTVTATASGSATGAASGSASGAASGAASGSGTEYGATTSGAGSFAPQPGVEQVGPDAGAAPGRSPFAPGPSDTPAEFGAGATTGEAYGRDGGYGRDGGYGRDGEYGPDGEYGREYGHDREYGREHGPDGEAAGEPAATAPETTLQVRLPHPAPEPEAHGRGVTGAAPGGAHAASDPGPGPDSGPGGADPTGHRAPEPEAAAQPGDPAEIVTDKGLPKRTPKVVAPLGAPKERRGSVDAEELRRRLGGFHQGAKDGRRDVEAEFADPARAHGTEQTSQSEESGDTVEEAHS
- a CDS encoding protein phosphatase 2C domain-containing protein, which codes for MRFELATVPGTAERPNEDWASLALPASGQGGSLVVLDGVTPPRGGDGCVHGVPWFTSHLGGALLELSGSRRDMPLAEALALSIRRTADAHRDSCDLSHVRTPQATVVAVRWNGESVEHLVLSDSTLLLEAPDGVVHAVLDDRLDRIPREVLRSLSATDALRNRDGGFFTAAADPAVAARAVTGTTPRADVRAVVALTDGASRWTDLFAEGSWADLMELLRKEGPNGLVGRVRALEAADARRGGETRWKTHDDATAVYAELQAPSDPPLPGS